In a genomic window of Tripterygium wilfordii isolate XIE 37 chromosome 8, ASM1340144v1, whole genome shotgun sequence:
- the LOC120004093 gene encoding mediator of RNA polymerase II transcription subunit 12-like isoform X1, which produces MQRYHAANCTSAVNNNSVGGPTARDTIRADSSSLAANFSPSSRRPSSLTSYKLKCDKEPLNSRLGPPDFHPQTPNCPEETLTREYVQSGYRETFEGLEEAREISLSQDQAFSKPVVLRCREAIRKCLRAINESRAQKRKAGQVYGVPLSGSLLAKPGIFPEQRPCGEDFRKKWIEGLSQPRKRLRSLADHVPHGYRRRSLFEVLIRNNVPLMRATWFIKVTYLNQVRPGSAGTSSGPPDKTQLSRTELWTKDIIEYLQHLLDEFVSRKNSHSMPHGRDRSSQMLYSMSVQHKSDPASAILDGEEPSLHFKWWYVVRLLQWHHVEGLIFPSLIIDWALSQLQEKELLEVLQLLLPIIYGVLETVVLSQTYVRTLVGVAVRFTREPSPGGSDLVDNSRRAYTTSALIEMLRYLILAVPDTFVALDCFPLPHSVVSYAANDVFVSKPSEEAGKMKITSAEVASVFKSKGFDAQYQTLSFDYVVSSIQKRADNLAKAASPGYPGHSTAKALQALDKALFLGDVRGAYKYLFENFCDEAVDDGWIEEVSPCLRSSLKFIGTVNTSFVCSVFFLCEWATCDYRDFRSAPPHDLKFTGRKDISQVHIATRLLKLKMRNLQSSLRCKDDKSLGGKNRSKVSSQKDDFPGRSFTGDGYEFKNRTVDEKNVSSLDILESPGPLHDILVCWIDQHEAHKGGGLKSLQLFIVELIRGGIFYPQAYVRQLIVSGFMETSGSLVDQDRRKRHYRILKQLPGLFMREILQEAKIADGSKVLEAMHVYSNERRLVLRGLLCDQYKTPVNANLSAKKRKQHAANGRDGPSLALVDQLKCTYSPSNILTAMNVKSDDMEELKSSISLLLQLPKHSSTNVGLDELHRTVKRPAAPRCEDLGESTPGCEDCRRVKRRKVNDENSSCAQGPSPIPSDDEDTWWALKGTRYLESIKVDPPYKSCRLVSRVRQKNVRKTQSLSQLAAARIEGSQGASTSHVCDSKVICPHHRTGMEGETLKSQDGIGKTPCVDIFSVGNALKQLRYVEKRMIAVWLTTVVKQLVEETEKNASKTGQPSRPFSSVDDRSSLRWKLGEDELSIILYLTDVCGDLVLVAKFLLWLLPKAFSNTSSTIHGGRNILMPFRNTENLACEIGEAFVISSIRRYENIVIAADLLPDALSATMHRAAAVLASNGKLSGSAATAFARYLMKKYRNVASVIEWEKNFRATCDRRLLSELESGRSLDGDLMFPLAGVEDLDDYLRQKISGNRLSRVGAGMRDVVQRHVEDALLYFLGKERKLLAVGAQKGATVEKSDDGYQIAQKIILGLMDCIRQTGGAAQEGDPSLVSSAVSAIVGNIGPTMAKVTDITAGGNYLNMSSATNSLNIARSMLRIHISCLCLLKEALGERQSRVFEIALGTEASLVLAGSLAPGKASRSQFKLSPEAHDSTMTTPNEILSNPAKPALGRAGKIVAAVSALVIGAVIHGFTSLERMVTILRLKEGLDVIQFIRSSKSNSNGNARSTGSGALKVDISVEVCVHWFRLLVGNSKTVSDGFIVELLGEPSMLALSRMQRMLPLSLVFPPAYSIFAFVIWRPFILNTNLANRDDIHQLFQSLAMAIGDAIKHLPFRDVCLRDSQGFYDIVAADTSDAEFAAMLELNGLDMHLKSKAFVPLRARLFLNSVIDCRMPKSVFMQDDGNRSSGHGESKVQCAENETKLLDKLVKVLDTLQPAKFHWQWVELRLLLNEQAIIEKLETHDMSLADALRLSSPGLEKAAASENENNFIEIILTRLVVRPDAASLFAELVHLFGRSLEDSMLLQAKWFLGGHDVLFGRKTLRQRLINIAESKGLSTKVQFWKPWGWSYLGSDPPINRGDKKVEVTSLEEGEVVDEGMGSKRCGQGSSIQISESEAFSGSQQHVTERALVELIIPCIDQGSDDSRTTFASDLIKQLNNIEQQINAVTRGASKQMGTVSSGMEGSTNKGSSRKGIRGGSPGLVRRTTGSSDSALPSTTSLRASMFLRLQLLLRLLPIICADGEPLGRNMRHALASVILRLLGNRVVYEDADLFFHPALSSQSRRVAESLLEAASVDLSCESLFDQLLLVLHGLLSSRQPSWLKPKPGSQSTNESSKEFLGFDREVAESLQNDLERMQLPATIRWRIQAAMPILLPSVRCSVSCQPQSVPFAILSSLQPSISISGFCDGNLLRRTSVPLGRSASNLPGKSKAFFGQQDHDMEIDPWTLLEDGAGSGPSASNITVIGGGDHTNLQASSWLKGAVRVRRTDLTYIGAVDDDS; this is translated from the exons ATGCAAAGGTATCATGCTGCAAACTGCACTAGTGCTGTTAATAATAATTCTGTCGGAGGACCAACAGCTAGGGATACCATTCGTGCTGATTCATCGTCACTGGCCGCTAACTTCTCCCCGAGTTCCAG GCGGCCATCTTCGTTGACATCGTACAAGTTGAAGTGTGATAAAGAACCTTTGAATTCCCG ACTTGGTCCCCCAGACTTCCATCCCCAAACTCCAAATTGCCCTGAGGAGACTCTCACTAGAGAGTATGTGCAGTCTGGCTACAGGGAGACCTTTGAAGGACTTGAG GAGGCTAGGGAGATTTCACTTTCTCAGGATCAAGCTTTTAGTAAGCCTGTTGTACTTAGATGCAGAGAG GCAATCAGAAAGTGTCTTAGAGCCATCAATGAATCTCGTGCTCAAAAGCGCAAG GCCGGTCAAGTCTATGGTGTACCTCTATCCGGTTCACTTTTAGCAAAGCCTGGTATCTTTCCTGAGCAAAGGCCTTGTGGTGAAGATTTTAGGAAGAAATGGATTGAG GGTTTATCACAACCTCGTAAAAGATTGCGTTCTTTGGCAGATCATGTTCCTCATGGTTACAGGAGGAGGTCTCTTTTTGAAGTTCTTATTAGGAACAATGTTCCATTGATGAGGGCGACTTGGTTCATCAAAGTAACTTATCTTAATCAG GTTCGACCTGGTTCTGCCGGTACTTCTTCTGGACCGCCTGACAAAACACAGCTGTCCCGCACAGAGCTCTGGACAAAAGATATTATCGAGTACTTGCAACACCTACTTGATGAATTTGTTTCAAGAAAAAATTCTCATTCTATGCCACACGGCAGGGATAGATCCTCTCAAATGCTTTATTCTATGTCGGTACAGCACAAGAGTGATCCAGCATCAGCTATCCTTGATGGAGAGGAACCTTCCCTGCACTTCAAATGGTGGTACGTGGTGCGGCTTTTACAATGGCACCACGTAGAAGGGCTGATTTTTCCATCCCTTATCATCGATTGGGCTCTAAGTCAATTGCAG GAGAAAGAATTACTGGAGGTTTTACAGTTGCTGTTACCTATTATATACGGTGTTCTGGAAACTGTTGTTCTATCGCAGACTTATGTACGCACTCTTGTGGGAGTAGCTGTTCGTTTTACCCGTGAACCTTCTCCTGGTGGATCTGATCTAGTGGATAACTCTCGGAGGGCATACACAACATCTGCTTTAATTGAGATGCTTCGTTATTTAATTTTGGCTGTGCCAGATACATTTGTTGCTCTGGACTGCTTTCCTTTACCGCACAGTGTTGTATCTTATGCAGCTAATGATGTTTTTGTTTCTAAGCCATCTGAGGAGGCAGGAAAGATGAAAATTACTTCAGCTGAAGTCGCTTCTGTATTTAAGAGTAAAGGGTTTGATGCTCAGTATCAGACTTTGTCTTTTGATTATGTTGTTTCTTCCATTCAGAAACGAGCTGACAATCTTGCAAAGGCTGCAAGCCCTGGATATCCTGGTCATAGTACTGCTAAAGCATTACAAGCTTTGGATAAAGCTCTTTTTCTGGGAGACGTTAGAGGGGCTTATAAATatctttttgaaaatttttgtgaTGAAGCAGTGGATGACGGTTGGATTGAAGAAGTCAGCCCATGCTTAAGGTCATCGCTGAAGTTTATTGGGACAGTGAACACCTCTTTTGTTTGTTCTGTGTTTTTCCTATGTGAGTGGGCGACATGTGATTATAGGGATTTTCGATCTGCTCCTCCTCATGACTTGAAGTTCACAGGTAGGAAAGATATTTCTCAAGTCCATATTGCAACTCGGCTTCTAAAGCTAAAAATGAGAAATTTGCAGAGCTCACTTCGATGCAAGGATGATAAATCCCTTGGGGGCAAGAACCGTTCTAAAGTATCCAGTCAGAAGGATGATTTTCCTGGAAGGAGTTTTACAGGGGATGGATATGAATTCAAAAATCGAACTGTGGATGAGAAGAATGTTAGTTCATTGGATATATTAGAGAGCCCTGGCCCTTTGCATGATATTCTAGTATGTTGGATTGATCAACATGAAGCACACAAAGGGGGAGGGTTGAAGAGTCTTCAGCTGTTCATAGTGGAACTTATACGCGGGGGCATTTTCTACCCTCAGGCATATGTCAGGCAGCTGATAGTTAGTGGATTTATGGAAACAAGTGGCTCTTTGGTTGACCAGGACAGAAGGAAGAGGCACTATCGAATCTTGAAACAGCTGCCAGGGCTCTTTATGCGTGAAATCTTGCAAGAAGCAAAGATTGCTGACGGGTCAAAAGTTTTGGAGGCTATGCATGTTTACTCCAATGAACGACGACTTGTCCTTCGTGGACTTCTTTGTGATCAGTATAAAACTCCAGTAAATGCTAATTTATCCGCCAAGAAGCGTAAGCAGCATGCAGCCAATGGAAGAGATGGTCCATCCCTAGCTCTTGTTGATCAGTTGAAATGTACTTATTCTCCATCCAACATATTGACTGCTATGAATGTCAAGAGTGATGACATGGAAGAGCTGAAGTCTTCTATTTCATTGTTGTTGCAGCTCCCAAAACATAGTTCTACAAATGTAGGACTGGATGAATTACACAGGACAGTTAAGAGACCTGCTGCACCACGGTGTGAGGATCTAGGAGAAAGTACACCTGGATGTGAAGATTGTAGAAGGGTGAAGAGACGAAAGGTAAATGATGAGAACAGCTCTTGTGCCCAAGGGCCTTCTCCAATACCATCAGATGATGAAGATACCTGGTGGGCACTGAAGGGGACTAGATACTTGGAGTCTATCAAAGTTGATCCACCGTATAAGTCATGCAGGCTGGTTTCCAGGGTTAGGCAAAAGAATGTGCGGAAGACTCAAAGTCTTTCTCAATTGGCAGCTGCTAGGATTGAGGGCAGCCAGGGAGCATCTACAAGTCATGTTTGTGATAGTAAGGTGATCTGCCCTCACCATAGAACTGGAATGGAAGGTGAAACTCTTAAATCACAGGATGGTATTGGAAAAACACCTTGTGTAGATATTTTTTCCGTTGGAAATGCTTTAAAGCAGCTGCGATATGTAGAGAAGAGGATGATTGCAGTTTGGTTGACAACTGTTGTCAAGCAACTGGTTGAAGAAACTGAAAAAAATGCTAGCAAAACTGGGCAACCTAGCCGGCCTTTCAGTTCTGTTGATGATAGGAGCTCTTTGCGATGGAAGCTTGGTGAGGATGAGCTGTCTATTATATTATATCTGACGGATGTTTGTGGTGACTTGGTCTTGGTGGCCAAATTTCTTCTTTGGTTGTTGCCGAAAGCTTTTAGTAACACCAGTTCAACTATCCACGGTGGAAGAAATATACTGATGCCATTTAGGAACACAGAAAACCTTGCCTGTGAAATAGGAGAAGCATTTGTGATATCTTCTATCAGAAG GTATGAGAACATAGTTATTGCTGCAGATCTTCTTCCTGATGCCTTATCAGCAACAATGCATCGTGCTGCAGCAGTTCTGGCTTCTAATGGAAAACTCTCAGGTTCAGCAGCCACAGCTTTTGCACGATACCTGATGAAAAAATATCGCAATGTGGCTAGCGTCATCGAATGGGAGAAGAATTTTAGGGCTACATGTGATAGGAGACTTCTCTCTGAACTTGAATCTGGACGTTCACTTGACGGAGATCTGATGTTTCCTCTTGCTGGAGTTGAGGATCTTGATGACTATCTTCGTCAAAAGATAAGTGGAAATCGGTTGTCCAGAGTGGGTGCAGGCATGAGAGATGTAGTGCAACGGCATGTTGAGGATGCCCTTCTCTACTTTTTGGGCAAAGAGAGGAAGCTTCTTGCTGTTGGTGCACAAAAAGGTGCCACTGTAGAAAAATCAGATGATGGCTACCAGATAGCTCAGAAAATAATTTTGGGGCTTATGGACTGCATTAGGCAGACCGGAGGTGCTGCTCAAGAAGGAGACCCATCCTTAGTATCATCTGCTGTTTCTGCTATTGTTGGTAATATTGGACCAACAATGGCAAAGGTGACTGACATTACAGCAGGCGGTAACTATTTAAATATGTCATCCGCAACGAATTCATTAAATATTGCTAGGAGTATGTTGCGCATCCATATTAGTTGCCTATGCCTACTTAAGGAAGCTCTTGGAGAGCGCCAAAGCCGGGTTTTTGAGATAGCTCTTGGGACAGAAGCTTCTTTGGTTCTTGCTGGATCTCTTGCTCCTGGAAAGGCTTCTCGAAGTCAATTTAAATTATCTCCTGAAGCACATGATTCAACTATGACCACGCCTAATGAAATTCTGAGTAACCCTGCAAAACCAGCACTTGGGAGAGCTGGGAAAATTGTGGCTGCAGTTTCTGCGCTGGTCATTGGAGCTGTTATTCATGGTTTTACAAGCCTTGAGAGAATGGTAACTATTCTCAGATTGAAGGAAGGGTTGGATGTCATTCAATTTATAAGGAGTTCAAAATCCAATTCAAATGGTAATGCCCGTTCAACTGGTTCTGGAGCTCTCAAAGTTGATATCTCAGTTGAAGTTTGTGTGCACTGGTTCAGGTTGCTTGTTGGCAACTCCAAAACCGTCTCCGATGGTTTCATTGTGGAACTCCTAGGTGAACCTTCTATGTTAGCTCTCTCAAGGATGCAGAGAATGCTCCCTCTTAGCTTGGTCTTTCCACCGGCTTATTCAATATTTGCCTTTGTTATATGGAGACCGTTTATCCTTAATACTAACCTTGCAAACCGGGATGACATCCATCAGTTGTTTCAGTCTTTAGCAATGGCCATAGGTGATGCTATAAAGCACTTGCCTTTTCGTGATGTGTGTCTGCGAGATAGTCAAGGTTTTTATGATATTGTAGCTGCTGACACCAGTGATGCTGAGTTTGCTGCCATGCTAGAGTTAAATGGCCTGGACATGCATTTGAAATCCAAGGCCTTTGTACCTCTCCGTGCAAGGCTTTTCTTAAATTCCGTCATTGATTGTCGAATGCCAAAATCTGTTTTTATGCAAGACGATGGGAATAGGTCTTCTGGACATGGTGAATCTAAAGTTCAATGTgcagaaaatgaaacaaaacttCTGGATAAGCTTGTGAAGGTATTGGACACCCTGCAACCTGCAAAATTCCACTGGCAGTGGGTGGAACTCCGGCTTCTTTTGAATGAACAAGCCATCATTGAAAAGCTCGAGACCCATGATATGTCATTGGCAGATGCTCTTCGCTTGTCTTCTCCTGGTCTCGAAAAGGCTGCTGCTTCTGAGAATGAGAACAATTTCATTGAGATAATTTTGACAAGATTAGTTGTCAGACCTGATGCTGCATCCCTTTTTGCTGAGTTGGTCCATCTTTTCGGAAGGTCACTGGAGGACTCGATGTTGTTACAGGCTAAGTGGTTCCTAGGAGGGCATGATGTTCTTTTTGGACGGAAAACCCTCAGACAACGGCTTATTAATATTGCTGAAAGCAAAGGTCTTTCAACCAAGGTCCAGTTTTGGAAGCCATGGGGCTGGTCTTATCTTGGATCTGATCCTCCAATAAACAGGGGAGATAAGAAGGTTGAAGTTACCTCTCTTGAGGAAGGAGAGGTTGTTGACGAGGGCATGGGCTCAAAAAGGTGTGGACAAGGTTCGTCCATCCAAATCTCTGAATCAGAAGCTTTCAGTGGCAGCCAGCAGCATGTGACTGAGAGGGCGCTCGTTGAATTAATTATCCCTTGCATAGATCAAGGTTCCGATGACTCTCGTACTACTTTTGCAAGTGATTTGATTAAGCAATTGAATAACATCGAGCAACAGATAAATGCTGTTACTCGTGGAGCAAGTAAGCAAATGGGAACTGTTTCTTCTGGAATGGAAGGATCAACAAATAAAGGCAGTAGTCGCAAAGGTATAAGAGGTGGGAGTCCTGGATTGGTGAGACGAACAACGGGATCATCAGATTCTGCTTTACCCTCTACAACCTCTTTGCGAGCATCAATGTTCTTGCGGTTGCAGTTACTCCTCAGATTGCTTCCTATCATATGCGCTGATGG GGAGCCCTTAGGGCGGAACATGAGGCATGCTCTTGCCTCTGTGATACTTCGTCTTCTTGGAAACCGTGTTGTGTATGAGGATGCAGACCTATTCTTCCATCCCGCGCTAAGCTCTCAGTCTAGGAGGGTAGCAGAGTCGCTGTTGGAAGCTGCTTCTGTTGATTTGTCTTGTGAAAGTCTCTTTGATCAGTTGCTATTGGTCTTGCATGGACTGTTGAGTAGCCGCCAGCCGAGTTGGCTAAAGCCAAAACCTGGCTCCCAGTCAACCAATGAATCTTCTAAGGAATTTTTGGGATTTGATCGGGAGGTAGCTGAAAGTTTGCAG AATGACTTAGAACGCATGCAGCTGCCAGCAACAATCCGATGGCGTATTCAAGCTGCAATGCCAATTCTTCTTCCTTCTGTTCGTTGCTCTGTCTCTTGTCAGCCACAATCGGTCCCTTTTGCTATTCTTTCTTCACTGCAGCCCAGCATTTCAATTTCTGGATTTTGTGATGGTAATCTTCTTCGGAGAACTTCAGTTCCTTTGGGACGGTCAGCAAGCAACTTGCCAGGAAAATCCAAAGCCTTTTTTGGACAACAGGATCATGATATGGAAATTGACCCATGGACACTATTGGAAGATGGTGCAGGATCAGGCCCATCTGCAAGTAACATTACAGTGATAGGAGGCGGAGACCATACAAATCTTCAGGCTTCCAGCTGGCTTAAAGGGGCTGTAAGGGTCCGGAGGACTGACCTGACCTACATTGGTGCTGTGGATGATGACAGCTGA